In Pseudomonas saudiphocaensis, one DNA window encodes the following:
- the ureG gene encoding urease accessory protein UreG: MNTQPLRVGIGGPVGSGKTALTLALCLALRERYNLAVVTNDIYTQEDAQFLVRNEALAPERIIGVETGGCPHTAIREDASINLEAVEQLNRRFPGLDLIIVESGGDNLSATFSPELSDLTLYVIDVSAGDKLPRKGGPGICKSDLLVINKIDLAPMVGASLEVMERDTRKMRGDKPFVFSNQKVGQGLDEIIAFIETQGMLRAA, encoded by the coding sequence ATGAATACCCAACCCCTGCGCGTCGGCATCGGCGGCCCGGTCGGCTCCGGCAAGACCGCGCTAACCCTCGCGCTCTGCCTGGCCCTGCGTGAGCGCTACAACCTGGCCGTGGTGACCAACGATATCTACACCCAGGAAGATGCCCAGTTTCTGGTACGCAACGAGGCTCTGGCCCCCGAGCGCATCATCGGTGTGGAAACCGGCGGCTGTCCGCACACGGCGATCCGCGAAGACGCCTCCATCAATCTGGAAGCCGTGGAACAGCTCAATCGCCGCTTTCCCGGGCTGGACCTGATCATCGTCGAGTCCGGCGGCGACAACCTGTCGGCCACCTTCAGTCCCGAACTGTCCGACCTGACCCTCTACGTGATCGACGTTTCCGCCGGCGACAAGCTGCCGCGCAAGGGCGGTCCTGGAATCTGCAAGTCCGACCTGCTGGTGATCAACAAGATCGACCTGGCACCCATGGTCGGCGCCTCGCTGGAAGTGATGGAGCGCGATACTCGCAAGATGCGCGGCGACAAGCCCTTCGTATTCAGCAACCAGAAGGTCGGCCAGGGCCTGGACGAGATCATCGCCTTCATCGAGACACAGGGAATGCTGCGCGCTGCCTGA
- a CDS encoding HupE/UreJ family protein, with product MNLRTPLAVTTLLLAPALAFAHPGHEHSGLVSGIAHPVLGLDHLLAMLAVGLWAAQQQGSARLALPLSFVAAMLLGSLLGFAGIELPLMETGIAGSVLALGLLVALAVRPVLPLALGLTTLFALAHGMAHGLELPDLASPWAYAAGFILATAALHAAGYGLARSLPLAAASLVRVAGLVSAVAGAWMLAS from the coding sequence ATGAACCTTCGCACGCCTCTCGCCGTAACGACTCTGCTGCTCGCACCGGCCCTGGCCTTCGCTCACCCGGGCCACGAGCATTCCGGCCTGGTGTCCGGTATCGCGCACCCGGTCCTCGGACTGGACCATCTGCTGGCCATGCTGGCCGTCGGGCTGTGGGCAGCTCAGCAACAAGGCAGCGCACGCCTGGCCCTGCCACTGAGCTTCGTAGCGGCCATGCTGCTCGGCAGCCTGCTGGGCTTTGCCGGCATCGAGCTGCCTCTCATGGAAACGGGCATTGCCGGTTCGGTGCTGGCGCTCGGCCTGCTGGTCGCCCTCGCGGTACGCCCGGTGCTGCCGCTGGCACTGGGCCTGACCACGCTGTTTGCCCTCGCCCATGGCATGGCCCACGGACTGGAACTGCCCGACCTCGCCAGCCCCTGGGCCTATGCCGCCGGCTTTATTCTCGCCACCGCCGCCCTGCATGCAGCCGGCTACGGCCTGGCGCGCAGCCTGCCACTTGCCGCCGCATCGCTGGTTCGTGTCGCCGGTCTCGTCTCGGCCGTGGCCGGTGCGTGGATGCTGGCAAGCTAA
- the urtA gene encoding urea ABC transporter substrate-binding protein — protein sequence MKRRPLLKSSLAASALMLTGLFPFTLQAAETIKVGILHSLSGTMAISETSLKDMALMTIDEINAKGGVLGKQLEPVVVDPASNWPLFAERGRQLLTQDKVAVTFGCWTSVSRKSVLPVYEELNGLLFYPVQYEGEELSPNVFYTGAAPNQQAIPAVEYLMSEDGGSAERFFLLGTDYVYPRTTNKILRAFLISKGVPESSIEEVYTPFGHSDYQTIVADIKKFSAGGKTAVVSTINGDSNVPFYKELANQGLDATEVPVVAFSVGEEELRGIDTKPLVGHLAAWNYFQSVENPVNTEFVSKWKAYAKAKNLPGADKVVTNDPMEATYVGIHMWAQAVEQAGTTEVDKVREAIYGQTFAAPSGYTLTMDKTNHHLHKPVMIGEVQEDGQFSVVWETESPVRAQPWSPYIPGNDAKPDYAVKSN from the coding sequence ATGAAACGTCGTCCCCTACTGAAGTCCAGCCTCGCTGCCAGCGCCCTGATGCTGACCGGCCTGTTCCCCTTCACGCTACAGGCCGCCGAGACCATCAAGGTCGGCATCCTGCATTCGCTGTCCGGCACCATGGCCATCTCCGAGACGTCGCTCAAGGACATGGCGCTGATGACCATCGACGAGATCAACGCCAAGGGTGGCGTGCTCGGCAAGCAGCTCGAGCCGGTGGTGGTCGATCCGGCCTCCAACTGGCCGCTGTTCGCCGAACGCGGCCGTCAGCTGCTAACCCAGGACAAGGTGGCTGTGACCTTCGGTTGCTGGACCTCGGTGTCGCGTAAATCCGTGCTGCCGGTCTACGAAGAGCTGAACGGCCTGCTGTTCTACCCCGTGCAGTACGAAGGCGAGGAGCTGTCGCCCAACGTCTTCTACACCGGCGCCGCGCCAAACCAGCAGGCCATCCCGGCAGTGGAATACCTGATGAGCGAGGACGGCGGCAGCGCCGAGCGCTTCTTCCTGCTGGGCACCGACTACGTCTACCCACGCACCACCAACAAGATCCTGCGCGCCTTCCTGATCAGCAAGGGCGTGCCGGAATCCAGCATCGAAGAGGTGTACACGCCGTTCGGCCACAGCGACTACCAGACCATCGTTGCCGACATCAAAAAATTCTCCGCCGGCGGCAAGACCGCCGTGGTCTCGACCATCAACGGCGACTCCAACGTGCCCTTCTACAAGGAACTGGCCAACCAGGGCCTGGACGCCACCGAAGTGCCTGTGGTGGCCTTCTCCGTGGGTGAAGAAGAGCTGCGCGGCATCGACACCAAGCCGCTGGTGGGCCACCTGGCCGCCTGGAACTACTTCCAGTCGGTGGAGAACCCGGTCAACACCGAGTTCGTCAGCAAGTGGAAGGCCTACGCCAAGGCCAAGAACCTGCCGGGCGCCGACAAGGTGGTGACCAACGACCCGATGGAAGCCACCTACGTTGGTATCCACATGTGGGCACAGGCGGTCGAGCAGGCCGGCACCACCGAGGTCGACAAGGTCCGCGAAGCCATCTACGGCCAGACCTTCGCCGCGCCGAGCGGTTACACCCTGACCATGGACAAGACCAACCACCACCTGCACAAGCCGGTGATGATCGGAGAGGTCCAGGAGGACGGCCAGTTCTCTGTGGTCTGGGAGACCGAGAGCCCGGTCCGCGCCCAACCGTGGAGCCCCTACATCCCGGGCAATGACGCCAAGCCGGACTACGCGGTGAAGTCGAACTGA
- the urtB gene encoding urea ABC transporter permease subunit UrtB has product MTTALHRILLLLLFALPWAAHAGDAADFAQASPAKQAKLLEDWAAAPAPQRLPLLEALRANRVVIDQNKTPFTKDNSDYRSLEDTAEPVGTPKALRLNNRLRGLLNTALASHQLFADNPAERLEAARRLQRSASAEQLTLLEQRLEAEEDTAVSEALTLALASLQLTASDPAIRLAAVRLLGETGAPMARVRLENLLASENETDAQVREAAETSLTQIKRKLLFGELLGQAFSGLSLGSILLLAALGLAITFGLLGVINMAHGEMLMLGAYTTYMVQVLMARLAPEALAFYPLVALPVAFLVTAAIGMALERTVIRHLYGRPLETLLATWGISLILIQLVRVTFGAQNVEVANPAWLSGGWQVLPNLVLPYNRMVIIGFALFVVLLTWLLLNKTRLGLNVRAVTQNRNMAACCGVPTGRVDMLAFGLGSGIAGLGGVALSQIGNVGPDLGQSYIIDSFLVVVLGGVGQLAGSIFAAFGLGIANKILEPQIGAVLGKILILALIILFIQKRPQGLFALKGRVID; this is encoded by the coding sequence ATGACCACTGCCCTGCACCGAATATTGCTGCTACTTCTTTTCGCACTTCCTTGGGCCGCCCATGCGGGAGACGCGGCTGACTTCGCCCAGGCGAGCCCGGCCAAACAGGCGAAACTGCTGGAAGACTGGGCCGCCGCACCCGCACCGCAACGCCTGCCCTTGCTCGAAGCGCTGCGCGCCAACCGCGTCGTCATCGACCAGAACAAGACGCCCTTTACCAAAGACAACAGCGACTATCGCTCTCTTGAAGACACTGCCGAACCCGTCGGCACGCCGAAGGCCCTGCGCCTGAATAACCGTTTGCGCGGTTTGCTGAATACAGCTCTGGCCAGTCACCAGTTGTTCGCCGACAACCCCGCCGAACGCCTTGAGGCTGCCCGGCGCCTGCAGCGCAGTGCCTCGGCCGAACAGCTGACGCTGCTGGAGCAACGCCTGGAAGCCGAAGAAGACACAGCTGTCAGCGAAGCACTGACCCTGGCACTGGCCAGCCTGCAGCTGACCGCGAGCGATCCGGCCATCCGCCTGGCGGCGGTGCGTCTGCTCGGCGAAACCGGCGCCCCCATGGCCCGTGTTCGCCTGGAGAACCTGCTGGCCAGCGAAAACGAAACCGATGCGCAGGTGCGCGAGGCCGCCGAAACCAGCCTCACGCAGATCAAGCGCAAGCTGCTCTTTGGCGAACTGCTCGGCCAGGCCTTCAGCGGCCTGTCGCTGGGCTCTATCCTGCTGCTGGCCGCCCTCGGCCTGGCCATCACCTTCGGCCTGCTGGGCGTGATCAACATGGCCCACGGCGAGATGCTGATGCTTGGCGCCTACACCACCTACATGGTGCAGGTGCTGATGGCACGGCTGGCCCCCGAAGCGCTGGCGTTTTACCCGCTGGTGGCTTTGCCCGTGGCCTTTCTCGTCACAGCAGCCATCGGCATGGCGCTGGAGCGCACGGTAATCCGCCATCTCTACGGCCGCCCGCTGGAAACCCTGCTGGCCACCTGGGGTATCAGCCTCATCCTGATCCAGCTGGTTCGCGTGACCTTCGGCGCGCAGAACGTGGAAGTGGCCAACCCCGCCTGGCTGTCCGGCGGCTGGCAGGTGCTGCCCAACCTGGTGCTGCCCTATAACCGCATGGTGATCATTGGCTTCGCGCTGTTCGTGGTGCTACTGACCTGGCTGCTGCTGAACAAGACGCGCCTGGGCCTGAACGTGCGCGCCGTCACCCAGAACCGCAACATGGCCGCCTGCTGCGGCGTGCCGACCGGCCGGGTGGACATGCTCGCATTCGGCCTGGGCTCGGGCATTGCCGGCCTGGGCGGCGTGGCCCTGAGCCAGATCGGCAACGTCGGCCCCGACCTCGGCCAGAGCTACATCATCGACTCCTTCCTGGTGGTGGTGCTCGGCGGTGTCGGTCAACTGGCCGGCAGTATCTTCGCGGCCTTCGGCCTCGGCATTGCCAACAAGATTCTCGAACCGCAGATCGGCGCCGTACTGGGCAAGATCCTGATCTTGGCCTTGATCATCCTTTTCATCCAGAAGCGTCCGCAGGGACTCTTCGCCCTCAAGGGGAGGGTCATCGATTGA
- the urtC gene encoding urea ABC transporter permease subunit UrtC translates to MNQPLTITAAQKAGPKVTVVILGVVLAVLVALPLLHLLPADNALHVSAYTLTLVGKILCYAIVALALDLVWGYAGLLSLGHGLFFALGGYAMGMYLMRQSAGDSLPAFMSFLAWNELPWYWYGTSSFLWALCLVVLVPGLLAFVFGFFAFRSRIKGVYFSIMTQALTFAGMLLFFRNETGFGGNNGFTDFKTILGFSISAPATRAALFLATVALLVGSLYLGWCLARSKFGRVLTALRDAENRLMFCGYDPRGYKLFIWTLSAVLCGLAGALYVPQVGIINPSEMAPTQSIEAAVWVALGGRGTLIGPLLGAGLVNGMKSWFTVAFPEYWLFALGALFIVVTLYLPKGVIGLLRKEKEQ, encoded by the coding sequence TTGAACCAGCCACTTACCATCACCGCTGCGCAAAAAGCCGGCCCGAAAGTCACTGTCGTCATCCTCGGCGTGGTGCTGGCCGTCCTTGTCGCCCTGCCGCTGCTACACCTGCTGCCGGCGGACAATGCCCTGCATGTTTCGGCCTATACGCTGACACTGGTAGGCAAGATCCTCTGCTACGCCATCGTCGCCCTGGCGCTGGATCTGGTCTGGGGTTATGCCGGGCTGCTGTCGCTGGGTCACGGCCTGTTCTTCGCCCTCGGCGGCTACGCCATGGGCATGTACCTGATGCGCCAGTCGGCCGGCGACAGCCTGCCCGCGTTCATGAGCTTCCTCGCCTGGAACGAGCTGCCCTGGTACTGGTACGGCACGTCCAGCTTCCTCTGGGCGCTGTGCCTGGTGGTGCTGGTGCCGGGTCTGCTGGCGTTCGTGTTCGGTTTCTTCGCCTTCCGCTCGCGGATCAAGGGCGTGTACTTCTCGATCATGACCCAGGCGCTGACCTTCGCCGGCATGCTGTTGTTCTTCCGTAACGAGACCGGGTTCGGTGGCAACAACGGCTTCACCGACTTCAAGACCATCCTCGGCTTTTCCATCTCCGCACCGGCGACCCGCGCCGCGCTGTTCCTCGCTACCGTGGCGCTGCTGGTGGGCAGCCTGTACCTCGGCTGGTGTCTGGCACGCAGCAAGTTCGGCCGGGTGCTGACCGCCCTGCGCGATGCGGAAAACCGCCTGATGTTCTGCGGCTACGATCCGCGTGGCTACAAGCTGTTCATCTGGACGCTGTCCGCCGTGCTCTGCGGCCTGGCCGGCGCGCTTTACGTGCCACAGGTGGGAATCATCAACCCCAGCGAGATGGCACCCACCCAGTCCATCGAGGCCGCAGTCTGGGTCGCCTTGGGCGGGCGCGGCACGCTGATCGGGCCGCTGCTGGGCGCCGGTCTGGTCAACGGCATGAAAAGCTGGTTCACCGTGGCCTTCCCCGAGTACTGGCTGTTCGCGCTCGGTGCACTGTTCATCGTTGTCACCCTGTACCTGCCCAAGGGTGTGATCGGCCTGCTGCGCAAGGAGAAAGAACAATGA
- the urtD gene encoding urea ABC transporter ATP-binding protein UrtD yields the protein MNAATYQADLPLDKGQVIGKTVNVRHGTILTLEGINVSFDGFRALTDLNLYIGAGELRCIIGPNGAGKTTMMDVITGKTRPDTGKAWFGEQYDLTRMSEVEIAQAGIGRKFQKPTVFEALSVFDNLELAQKTDKSVWASLKARLSGEQKDHIAEVLTTIRLENSRHRPAGLLSHGQKQFLEIGMLLVQQPHLLLLDEPVAGMTDAETEFTAELFKSLARKHSLVVVEHDMGFVGSIADHVTVLHQGSVLAEGSLEKVQADERVIEVYLGR from the coding sequence ATGAACGCTGCCACCTACCAGGCCGATCTGCCGCTGGACAAGGGCCAGGTGATCGGCAAGACCGTCAACGTACGGCACGGCACCATCCTTACCCTCGAAGGCATCAACGTCAGCTTCGACGGCTTTCGCGCCCTGACCGATCTGAACCTCTACATCGGTGCTGGTGAACTGCGCTGCATCATCGGCCCCAACGGCGCCGGCAAGACCACCATGATGGACGTGATCACCGGCAAGACCCGACCCGACACCGGCAAAGCGTGGTTCGGCGAACAGTACGACCTGACGCGCATGAGCGAAGTCGAGATCGCCCAGGCCGGGATCGGGCGCAAGTTCCAGAAACCGACGGTGTTCGAAGCCCTCTCGGTGTTCGATAACCTGGAGCTGGCGCAGAAGACCGACAAATCGGTGTGGGCCAGCCTGAAGGCCAGGCTCTCCGGCGAGCAGAAAGACCACATCGCCGAAGTGCTGACCACCATCCGCCTGGAAAACTCACGGCATCGCCCAGCGGGGCTGCTTTCCCACGGCCAGAAGCAGTTCCTGGAGATCGGCATGCTGCTGGTGCAGCAGCCCCATCTGCTGCTGCTCGACGAGCCGGTGGCCGGCATGACCGACGCCGAAACCGAATTCACCGCCGAGCTGTTCAAGTCGCTGGCCCGCAAGCATTCGCTGGTGGTGGTGGAACACGACATGGGCTTCGTCGGCTCCATTGCCGACCACGTCACCGTGCTGCACCAGGGCAGCGTGCTGGCCGAAGGATCGCTGGAGAAGGTCCAGGCCGATGAACGGGTGATCGAAGTGTATCTGGGGCGTTGA
- the urtE gene encoding urea ABC transporter ATP-binding subunit UrtE, producing the protein MLQVQQLHQYYSGSHILRGLSFEAKIGEVTCLLGRNGVGKTTLLKCLMGLIPAKEGSVSWEGKPITTLKPHQRVHAGIAYVPQGRDVFGRLTVEENLLMGLSRFSAREAREVPSFIYELFPVLEQMKHRRGGDLSGGQQQQLAIGRALASRPRLLILDEPTEGIQPSVIKEIGAVIKKLAERGDMAILLVEQFYDFAAELADQYLVMSRGEVIQQGLGRNMEAEGVRGLVAI; encoded by the coding sequence ATGCTGCAAGTCCAGCAACTGCATCAGTACTACAGCGGTAGCCATATCCTGCGCGGCCTGTCGTTCGAGGCGAAGATCGGCGAAGTGACCTGCCTGCTCGGGCGCAACGGCGTGGGTAAAACCACATTGCTCAAGTGCCTGATGGGCCTGATCCCCGCCAAGGAAGGCAGCGTTAGCTGGGAAGGCAAGCCAATCACGACGCTGAAGCCGCACCAGCGCGTGCACGCCGGCATCGCCTACGTGCCCCAGGGTCGGGATGTCTTCGGTCGGCTGACCGTGGAAGAAAACCTGCTGATGGGCCTGTCGCGCTTCAGTGCGCGCGAAGCACGCGAGGTACCGTCATTCATCTACGAGCTGTTCCCCGTGCTGGAGCAAATGAAACACCGTCGCGGTGGCGACCTTTCCGGCGGCCAGCAGCAACAGCTGGCCATTGGCCGTGCGCTGGCCAGCCGCCCACGCCTGCTGATCCTCGACGAGCCCACCGAAGGCATCCAGCCCTCGGTCATCAAGGAGATCGGCGCGGTGATCAAGAAGCTTGCCGAACGCGGCGACATGGCCATCCTGCTGGTGGAACAGTTCTATGACTTCGCCGCAGAGCTGGCGGACCAGTACCTGGTGATGAGCCGTGGCGAAGTGATCCAGCAGGGCCTCGGTCGGAATATGGAAGCCGAGGGCGTACGCGGGCTGGTCGCCATCTGA